TCCAACATGCTGCGCACGCGCTCCACGAGCTCCTTGGTGGAAAAAGGCTTGGTCATGTAGGCATCAGCCCCCAGCGCAAGCCCCTTGCTGACTTCGGTATCCCGCCCCTTCGCCGTCAGCATCAGGATGCGGATGGATTCCAGCTCCGGGTCCGCCTTGACCTCCTGGCACACCTCGAAGCCGCTCTTCTTGGGCATCATGACGTCGAGCAGCACAAGATCGGGCCGGTCGGAGCGGATGCGGTTCACCGCCTCCTCGCCGTCCGTTGCCACAGTGACATCGAAGCCCTCCCGCTTCAGCAGGAATTCGAGCGAGATCACGATATTCGGCTCATCGTCCGCAATCAGTATTTTCTTGGCCATGCATTCCCTCCCCTGACGCCTATTTTATGCCATCCGTTCGTCAGCCCGGTGCAAGCGGCAGCACAAACGAAAATATTGCGCCTTCTCCCGGCTTTGAGCTGACCCAAAGCCGACCTCCAAAATGCTCCACGATCTGCCGGCTGATCGGCAGCCCCAGACCCGTACCCTGCGGCCGGGCCTTCGCGTCCCCACCCTGCCGGAACTTCTCGAACACCACCGGCAGCAACTCGGGCGCGATTCCTCCTCCATTATCCGCCACGTCGACACGGATGCCTTCGTCGTCCACGAACAGCCTCACCTTGACGCGGCCGGTCTGCGCAGGCACGAACTTGGCCGCGTTCGACAACAGGTTGATCATGACCTGCAGCAGCCGGTCGTGATCGGCCTTCAGCGTCGGCACCGTGTCCGCCAGATCGGTTTCAACCACGGCGCCGCGGTCGCTGAACAGCTGTGCGGTTGCGTCCACCGCGTGTTCGACGAGTTCGCGCATGTCGATATCCGAATTGTGCCACTCGGCGTGGCCCGATTCGATCTTGGCCAGATCGAGCACCTGATTGACGAGGCGCGTCAGACGTTCGGTCTCGGAAACAATGATGCCGAGGAAACGTTTCCGGTTGGCGAGATCCGTCTTGGGATCGTCCAGCATCATCTCGGAAAGCGCCCTGATGGACGTCAATGGGGTACGCAACTCATGCGTCACCGAGGACATGAAATCGTCCTTGAGGCGGTCGAACTCCTTGAGCTGTTCATTGGCCGCGCGCAGTTCGGCTGTGGCGGCTTCAAGCGCGCGCGACTTCTCTTCCAGCTGATGCGAGTAGGCGCGGACCTGCGAGGCCTCATCGAGGATGTCCATCACCTCGTCCAGGCCCAGCGGCTCCTCCTGAACCACGGTGGACACCATCACGCGGGCTGACGCGCTGCCGATCGCTCCCGCCAGCAGGGATTCGGCAAAGTTGACCAGTTCGGGGTCGGCCTTGAGCTGGTCCGGACTGGAGAGCGAATGCGAGCGTGCGTAACGCTTGAAGGCCTCTTCTGTGCGGTGCCGGCCAAGGAAACGCGCAACCAGCGGAATGAGTTCGCGCACCTCGGCACCGGTGCGCCAGAAGCTTGCCGGCGTACTCAGCCCGCGCCGGAACACGTCGACAAACAGCGTTGCCTGGCTGGCCTCGGCGCCCGTTGGCGAGCGCAGCAGCGACACCGCCACGTAGCAGCCGACGTTGGCGAACAGGCTCAAGAACAGCGCATGGCTCAGGCTGTCGAGCTCGCTCAGACCAAACAGGTGCTCGGGGCGCAGGAGTGCGATACCGAACGGACCGTGCGAGAGCAGGCTCATGTCGAGCCAGCCCGACTTCGCGAACGAGGGCAGCAACAGGGTATAGCCCCACACCAGGAAGCCCGCGAGCAACCCGGCCAGCGCACCGTCGCGGGTGCCGCCGCGCCAGTACATGCCACCCAGCATGGCCGGGGCAAACTGCGCCACCGCCGCGAAGCTGATCAGCCCGATGCTCACCAGCGCATAGGCCTCACCCGCAAGCCTGAAGTAGAGATAGCCGAGCAACATCACGCCGACGATGGCCCCGCGCCGGATCATCAACAGCAGGCCGGTAAGATCGCGGCCATCGTTGCGTGCAACTTCGGTGCGGCGCAGCAGCAGCGGCATGACCAGATCGTTGCACACCATGGTCGACAGCGCGATGGTTTCGACGATCACCATGCCGGTCGCTGCAGACAGTCCGCCGATGAACACCAGCAGGGCCAGCTCGACCTGACCCGTCACCATCGGCAAGGTGAGCACGAAGGTGTCGGGGTCGACCACGCCGCGACCGAAATGCAGCAGGCCACCGAGCGCGATCGGCATCACGAAGATGTTGATCGCCAGCAGGTAGGCCGGAAACATCCAGGTCGCCCGCCGCAGGTGCTGCTCGTTGACGTTCTCGACCACCACGATCTGAAACTGGCGCGGCAGGAAGATGATCGACAGCATGGCCAGCAGCATCAGCGAGAACCAGCCTCCGTAGCCGCCCTTGTCCACCCCGTCGAAACTCAGCAGCGACAGCAGTTCGGGGTGCGCCAGGGCGCGGGCGTAGATGTCGCCGATACCGTCAAACATGACGTAGGTGACGTACACGCCGACGGCGAGGAATGCGAGCAGTTTAACTACCGATTCGAAGGCGATTGCGGCCACCATGCCTTCATGGCGCTCGGTGGTGTCGAGGTGGCGGGTACCGAACAGCACCGTGAAGGCTGCCAGCGTGAGTGCGAGATAGAGGGTGCTGTCATCCAGCCAGCCGCCCAGGTGCAAGGGCCGGAAGTTGCTGTCGTGATCGCCGGTGAGCAGGGCGTACCCGCTCGAAATCGCTTTCAGCTGCAGTGCGATGTAGGGCACGGTACCGACCACTGCGATCACCGTCACGAGCCCCCCGAGCAGGTGACTCTTGCCGTAGCGCGAGGCCACGAAGTCGGCAATCGATGTAATCCGGTGGGTCTTGGCGATGCGGATCATCTTCAGCACCACCAGCCACGACAGCGCCAGCCCGAGCGTGGGGCCAAGGTAGATGGGCAGAAACCAGATCCCGCCCGAGGCGGCCCGACCCACGCTGCCGAAATAGGTCCACGCGGTGCAGTACACCGCTAGCGACAGCGAATACACCCACGGGTTGGAAATGACCGAGCGCCCCTGGTCGGCCCGGCGGTCGCCAAAGTAGGCCACCGCAAACAGCACCAGCAGATAGGCGACGGATGCGCCGATGATGACGCTGCCCGAAAGCATCAGTGACGCCCCGTCATCGGGAGCCCCGCTCCGCAATCCAGCCCATGAGCACAATCAGACCCGCCCATGCGACGAAAAGGGACACGTGCAGCAGTGGCAGACCGAACACCAGAACGGGTCGGTCGAACAATGACATCAGCGGAAAATTGAACAGCAGAACGCCGACCAGAAAAACGGCGACCAGACGTTGCCCGGCAAGACCCTTGCGCATCATGTACCCCAATGATGACGGCGTTGCCCTGAGTATAGCGGAGCCGCGCTCCCGCTCTTGACGGCGGGATTCGCGGCTCACGACAAATATGGGGACGCATCTAGCGTGCGCCTTCCCTCTCCTCAACCGGGTCCGACTGCGTGGCCGGACCTTCTCCTGTCGACTGTTGCAGGTACCGGCGGCAGTGCCACCGGTACCGGAGGGTCATCAGCCCTTGAGCTGTTCCAGGATCCCCGGGTTCTCGAGCGTCGAGGTGTCCTGCGTGATCTCTTCGCCCTTGGCGAGCTGGCGCAGCAGGCGACGCATGATCTTGCCGGAACGGGTCTTGGGCAGGTTCTCACCGAAGCGGATGTCCTTCGGCTTGGCGATCGGCCCGATCTCGTGACCAACCCAGGTCTGCAGTTCCTTGATGACGGCCTTGGCTTCTTCGCCGGTCGGACGCGAGCCCTTGAGCACCACGAAGGCCACGATCGCCTCGCCGGTGAGGTCGTCCGGACGGCCAACGACTGCAGCCTCGGCAACCTTCTCGTGTGCCACCAGCGCGGATTCGATTTCCATCGTGCCCATGCGGTGACCGGAGACGTTCAGCACGTCATCGATACGACCGGTGATGGTGAAGTAACCGGTGTCCTTGTCGCGGATCGCGCCGTCGCCTGCCAGATACAGTTTGCCCTGGAAGTCGGCCGGGTAGTAGGACTTGACGAAGCGGTCGGGGTCGTTCCAGATCGTGCGGATCATCGCCGGCCACGGACGCTTGACCACCAGGATACCGCCCTGACCCCACGGCACTTCGGTGCCAGTCTCGTCGACCACGGCAACCTGCACGCCGGGGAAGGGCAGCGTGCAAGAACCCGGCACCAGCGGCGTAGCGCCCGGCATCGGCGTGATCATGTGTGCGCCGGTCTCAGTCTGCCAGAAGGTATCGACGATCGGGCAACGGCTGCCACCGACATTCTCGTAGTACCACTCCCATGCCGACGGGTTGATCGGCTCGCCGACGGACCCCAGGATGCGCAGGCTGGACAGATCGTACTTGGTCGGATGAACCGTCGGGTTGTTGTCGGCGGCCTTGATCAGCGAACGAATTGCGGTCGGCGCGGTGTAAAACACCGAAACCTTATGATCCTGGATCATTCTCCAGAAACGACCAGCATCGGGGTAGGTCGGTACGCCTTCGAACACGATCTCGGTCGTGCCGCAAGCGAGCGGGCCGTAGGTGATGTAGGTGTGGCCGGTAACCCAGCCGATGTCGGCGGTGCACCAGAAGACATCGTCAGGCTTGATATCGAAGGTGTACTTCATGCTCAGGATGGCCTGCAGCAGGTAACCGCCAGTAGAGTGCTGGACGCCCTTCGGCTTGCCGGTGGAACCCGACGTATAAAGAATGAACAGCGGATGCTCTGCGCTGACCCATTCCGGCTCGCACACATCGGACTGGTCGGCAACTGCGTCGTCAAACCAGACATCGCGGCCAGCCTTCATTTCAGTCGCGGCACCGGTGCGCTTGGCAACAATGACGTTCTTGATCGTGTCGCAGCCATTGAGTGACAGCGCCTCGTCGGCAATCGGCTTCAGCGGCATGGCCTTGCCACCACGGTGCTGACCGTCGGCGGTAATCAGTGCAACTGCGCCGGCATCTTCGATGCGGTCACGCAGCGCCTGGGCGGAGAATCCACCGAACACGATGGAGTGGGTCGCGCCGATACGGGCACAGCCCTGCATCGCAACCACGCCCTCGATCGACATCGGCATGTAAATGACGACGCGATCGCCCTTCTTGACGCCCATGCCGCGCAGTGCGTTGGCAAACTTGCTGACGCGTGACAGCAGTTCCTTGTAGGTGACTTTGGTGACCTCACCACTGTCAGCTTCGAAAATGATCGCTACCTTGTCACCAAGGCCGGCATTGACCTGGCGATCGAGACAGTTGTACGAGACGTTGAGCTCGCCATCCGCAAACCACTTGAAAAAAGGTGAATTGCTTTCGTCCAGAACCTGGGTGAAGGGCTTCTTCCACTCGAGCAGTTCGCGAGCATTACGCGCCCAGTAACCTTCGTAGTCGTCCTCAGCTTCCTTGCACAAAGCACGGTAAGCATCCATACCGGAGACAGCTGCGTTTTTCTTGAATTCTTCAGTGGGGTTATAGATGCGTACTTGTTGTTCATTCGACATGCTGACCTCTCCTCAACTAATCAAAGAATTGAAGCTGACCCTGACGGCACGGCTGGTTATATCCAGCCTCTGATTCGTTTTCATTCCCGCCGTGGAATGGACGGCATTTAATAACACCTATCTTACACAGGACTTACACTACTGTGCGAACCCCCCGTCATTCCAGCGAGTGCTAGAATTTCGGGCTGCAACATCCCCTTCGCTCAAGCCACTCCGGAGATCAAGCATGACCGTAATTCGCGAAGAAGACCTCATCCAGTCCGTCGCGGATGCTTTCCAGTACATCAGCTACTACCATCCGCTCGATTACATCAAGGCGCTCGGCGAGGCCTATGAGCGCGAGGAAAGCCCCGCAGCCAAGGACGCAATCGCCCAGATTCTGACCAACTCGCGCATGTGCGCCGAGGGCCACCGCCCCCTCTGTCAGGACACCGGTATTGCGGTGGTCTTCCTGAAGGTGGGCATGGACGTGCGCTGGGACGCCAAGATGAGCGTCCAGGACATGGTCAACGAAGGCGTTCGTCGCGCCTACAATCATCCCGACAACAAGCTGCGCGCCTCGGTGCTGCTTGATCCGGCCGGAAAGCGCCAGAACAGCAAGGACAACACCCCGGCGGTCGTTCACTACGAAATCGTCCCCGGCGACCACGTGGAAGTCATCTGTGCGGCCAAGGGCGGTGGCTCCGAGAACAAATCCAAGATGGTCATGCTGAACCCCTCCGACTCGATTGTCGACTGGGTCATCAAGACTTTGCCGACCATGGGCGCCGGCTGGTGTCCGCCGGGCATCCTCGGCATCGGTATCGGCGGCACGCCCGAGAAGGCGATGCTGCTGGCCAAGGAATCGCTGATGGCGCCGGTCGACATTCACGAACTGCGGGACAAGGCCGCCAGCGGCGCAGCCCTGAGCCGCGTCGAAGAGCTGCGTCTCGAGCTCATGGAGAAGGTCAACGCGCTTGGCATCGGTGCCCAGGGCCTGGGCGGCCTGACGACGGTGCTCGACGTCAAGATCATGGACTACCCGACCCACGCCGCCTCGCTGCCGGTCGCCATGATTCCGAACTGTGCTGCAACGCGTCACGTGCATTTCCACCTCGACGGCAACGGCCCGGCCAAGCTCGAAACCCCGAAGCTGGAAGACTGGCCGCAGGTCACCTGGAAGGCTGATACCAACGTCGCCACGCGGGTGAACCTCGACACCCTGACCAAGGAAGAAGTCGCGTCGTGGAAGCCGGGCCAGACCCTGCTCCTGAACGGCAAGATGCTGACCGGTCGTGATGCAGCGCACAAGCGCATCCAGGACATGCTGGCCAAGGGCGAGAAGCTGCCTGTGGACTTCACCAACCGCGTCATCTACTACGTTGGCCCGGTCGACCCTGTGCGTGACGAAGTCGTCGGCCCCGCAGGCCCAACCACCGCCACCCGCATGGACAAGTTCACCCGCATGATGCTGGAACAGACCGGCCTCATCTCGATGATCGGCAAGTCCGAGCGCGGCCCGACGGCGATTGACGCGATCCGCGACAACAAGTCGGCCTACCTGATGGCGGTCGGCGGTTCGGCCTACCTGGTATCGAAGGCGATCAAGGAAGCCAAGGTTGTCGGCTTTGCCGACCTCGGCATGGAAGCCATCTACGAATTCACCGTGCAGGACATGCCGGTGACCGTGGCGGTCGACTCGAGCGGCACCAGCGTGCATAACACCGGCCCGAAGGAATGGCAGGCGCGGATCGGCAAGATTCCGGTTGCCATCGCCTGATCCTGCTGTTGCACAGCAAAAAGCCCGGCCAGAAATGGTCGGGCTTTTTTACGTCTGTCTGCTCGCGACTGTCTGCTCGGAGCAGCCAAACGCGAAACGAATCAGTGCAGCGTCGCGTCCGGTTCGGCACAGACCGGGGCATCAGCGGTCCTGTCCCACAGATACTTGTCGCCAAGCGCCATCAGGCGGCGCAGTGCGGAGGGCGTGACCAGACAGCGCTCGAAGCAGTCGATGCTCGGGTCAAACGTGCCCAGCACCACCCCAAGCGACATCAGCTCTTCACGATCGGATGCGATCGCAAAAATGTCGACCAGCATTGCGCGGTCGTCTTCGCTCGCCCGCGACGGGGATGACAAAAAAGGGGACATCAGATTCACGATGGAACTCCTGCGCTTGCCAGAACACGCCAATACGACGCCATATGTTGAAAGCATCCCATATTGCGAGGGCGTAAACAAGGAACAAAGTCACACCGAATGCGCCCTGCCGGAATCACCACCTGTCCGTTCTTGATTCAGATCATGGAGCACCGGCCCCTGGAAAACCAGAATCCGTTCCACCCAATGGTCACCTTTCATCTTCCGGACATAACGAGACAATCATGAGGAGCACTCCATGAGCGGCATTTTCACCAAGGCAATGGCGCGCAATATCTTCTACGGGGGCACGGTCTTCTTCTTCCTGCTGTTCCTCGCGCTAACCTTCGACACCGAGAAAACCCTTCCCAAACGTGACAACCGCGAGAACCTTACCGCGGAAGTGATCGCAGGCAAGAAGATCTGGGAAACGCGCAACTGCATCGGCTGCCACACCTTGCTCGGTGAAGGCGCCTACTTCGCCCCGGAACTCGGAAACGTCTATACCCGCCGTGGCCCCGAGTTCATCAAGGCCTGGATCCAGTCGCAGCCAACGGGCGCCCCCGGTCGCCGTCAGATGCCGAACTTCCACCTCAGCGACGAGGAACTCGATCACCTGGTCGCCTTCCTGAAGTACAGCTCCGAGATCAACACCGCCAACTGGCCGCCCAACATCGAGGGCTGAGTCGGTTTACGACGCATTTCTCGACAGGATTCAAGGGGATATACAGATGCAATACAAATCACAAGCGGTCGCGATGCCGTACTTCATCGCGGCGATCGGCCTGTTCATCGGGCAGATCGTCTTCGGCCTGATCATGGGCCTTCAATACGTGATCGGCGACTTTCTGTTTCCGGAAATTCCGTTCAACGTTGCACGCATGGTGCACACCAACCTGCTGATCGTGTGGCTGCTGTTCGGCTTCATGGGTGCGGCCTACTACATGGTGCCGGAGGAGTCCGAAACCGAGCTGTGGAGCCCGAAACTGGCCTTGGGGCTGTTCTGGATCTTCCTCGCCGCCGGTGCGCTGACCATTCTCGGCTACCTGTTCGTGCCCTACGCGACGCTGGCCGAGATGACCGGAAACGACCTGCTCGCCACCATGGGCCGCGAGTTCCTCGAGCAGCCGCTGCCGACCAAGCTCGGCATCGTCGTGGTCGCGCTGGCCTTCCTGTTCAACATCACCATGACCATGCTCAAGGGCCGCAAGACCGCCATCAGCATGGTGCTGCTGCTCGGTCTGTGGGGTCTGGCGATCTTCTTCCTGTTCTCCTTCGTCAACCCGCACAACCTGGTACGCGACAAGTTCTACTGGTGGTGGGTGGTGCACCTCTGGGTGGAGGGCGTTTGGGAACTGATCCTCGGCGCACTGCTGGCCTTCGTGCTGATCAAGGTGACCGGTGTCGACCGTGAGGTCATCGAGAAGTGGCTGTACGTCATCATCACCATGACCCTGGTCACCGGCATCATCGGTACCGGCCACCACTACTACTGGATCGGCGCACCGGAGTACTGGCAGTGGTGGGGCTCGATCTTCTCCGCGCTGGAGCCGATCCCCTTCTTCGCCATGACCGTTTTCGCCTTCAACATGGTCAACCGCCGTCGTCGCGAGCATCCGAACAAGGCCGCCGTACTGTGGGCACTCGGAACCGGCGTGATGGCCTTCCTCGGTGCCGGCGTATGGGGCTTCCTGCACACGCTCGCCCCGGTAAACTTCTACACCCACGGCACGCAGATCACCGCAGCCCACGGTCACATGGCGTTCTACGGTGCGTACGTGATGGTGGTCCTGTGCCTGATCAGCTACGCCATGCCGATTCTGCGCGGTCGCGCCGCCAACTCGAACAAGGCGCAGGTGCTGGAGATGTGGAGCTTCTGGCTGATGACGATCGCCATGGTCTTCATCACCTTGTTCCTGACCGCCGCCGGCATCCTCCAGGTGTGGCTGCAACGGGTGTCCGATACCCCGATGTCCTTCATGGCTGCGCAGGACCAAGTGTCTCTCTTCTACTGGATGCGTGAAGGCGCCGGGGTGATGTTCTTCATCGGACTGGTGGTCTATGTGATCAGCTTCTTCGTCAAGGGCGAACCCAGAACGGTAAATAGCTGAAACAGGATGTCTCTCCGATGTCGTCCGGCCTGACCGGACGAGGAGTTGAGGGGTGGCGCAAGCCACCCTTTTTTTGTTCACTTCAAGCGTAGGCGGCATACCCGAGGCGCTGCACACCGGAGGCAGAGACCTGCCCCGACGTGTGGGATGGGCTCCGTTTTTTGCTTGCTGGAAAGCATTCTAAAAACTATACTGCGCAGCATGAACCCAAGATGCCGAACCCGTTGCGAAGACATGCTGCGCATGACTGCCGAGAGCTTTCCCGAGATCCACTCCCCCGGCATGCGCTTTATCGCCCGCGTTTTTCGTCTGCGTGACCTGATCTTCGAGAATGCACAGCGCGAGATGAGCCGCTTCGAGCTCTCGCCGGTCGAGTACTCGGTGCTCGCCACCCTGCGCAAGACCCCCTCACCGCACGCACTCCGCCCCTCGGACATCTACAAAGGCATGCTGATCACCTCGGGCGGCCTCACCAAGGTGCTCAAAGGCCTTGAGCAACGCGGCCTGCTGCTGCGTGAGGACGACGACACCGACCGCCGCGGTTCGCGCGTCCGCCTGACACCGGCGGGTATCGAACTCATCGAAGTCGCAATGAAAACGGTCATCGGCAGCGACATCGCCATGCTCCAGCGGGTCGCCAGCCCGGAACAACTCGACGCGCTCGCAGAAGCGCTGCAACCCTTCACAGAGAACCTCGACCTATGACAAATGAGAACTCTGAACCCGCCCACCTCGGGGCCAGGAGGCGCAATTGAACCGCGCCGATCGCAGCCCGATGGGCTTTACCGAGTTTGTCGGCTTCATTGCTGCCTGCATGGCGCTCAATGCACTCGCCATCGACGTGATGCTGCCCGCGCTGCCCATGCTTCACGCCGACTTCAGCCTGACCGATCCGAACCAGGCCCAGGCCGTGATCGGGGTGTATCTGCTGGGCATGGGCGCATCGCAGCTTGTGTATGGCCCCTTGTCCGACCGCTATGGCCGTCGCCCCGTGCTCATTGGCGGCCTGATCGTGTTTGCGGTGGCCGGGATGCTTTCGTCCCTGACCGACAGTTTCGCCACCCTGCTTGCGGCCCGCCTGCTGCAGGGTGTCGGCGCAGGTGCGCCGCGCGTCATCGCAGTGTCGCTGGCCCGTGACAAGTATTCCGGCGCCCAGATGGGCAAGGTCATGTCACTGGCGATGATGGTCTTCATGGCCGTGCCGATTCTCGCGCCTTCGATGGGGCAGCTGATCCTGCTGGTCGCGCCCTGGCGCTGGGCCTTTGGCGCACTGGTCATTGCCGGCGCCGCCGTCCTGACCTGGACCCTGCTGCGGCTGCAGGAATCCCTGCCCGAGGAGCACAGGCGTGCCATCTCGCCGCGCGCAATCTTTGGCGCCTACCGCATCACCCTCACCACGCGGACCTCGGTGGGCTACATGCTGGCGCTCGGGCTGGTCGTGGGCGGGCACATGAGCTTCATCACCTCGGCGCAACAGATCTTTGTCGATGTGTTCGATGTCGGGCGCAGCTTCACCCTGCTGTTTGCCGCAGTCGCGGTAGCGATGGCGGTGGCGGCGTTCACCAATTCGAGGCTGGTGCACCGCTTCGGCATGCGCCGACTGTCACTGACAGGTCTGGTGACGCTCATCGTGTTGAACGTGATCCACCTCGGACTCGCACTGAGCGGCAATGAAACCCTGCTTGCCTTCATGCTGCTGCAGGGCGGCAGCGTGTTCGTGTTCGGTTTTCTGGCCTCCAACCTGAACACCCTGGCGATGGAGCCGCTTGGCCATGTCGCCGGCACCGCATCGTCGATGATCGGCTTTTTCAGCACGGTGACGGGCGCGCTCATCGGCCTCATGGTGGGACATCTGTTCAATGGCAGCGTATCGCCCCTGGTCGGCGCCTACGTGGTGCTCGGGTCGCTGGCGCTGGCGACGGTGTATTACACGGAACGACCGGCCCCGGCCCTCGCGGCCTGAGGACCACACCGCTCCGTTTCAGAATCGATCCGGAAGCCCCCCGCCCGCAAGGGTGGCGGGGCTTCTGCCATTTCGCCTCAGCGGAGGGGCGGCGCCTGCTCACGCGTGGTCGAGCGCCGGGTGCAACTTGTCCGGAATCAAGGCCGGCGACTCCATGCTTTCCTAGACTGCCGGCTATGAACACGCCCGGTCTCGCTTCCACCCTGCCCGATCACGGCCCGGTCGCCGAACAACGACTTGCCGGCGATCTGGCGATCTGGATCTTCATCCTCGCCGAACTGCTGGCCTTCGGTGTGTTCTTCGCCGCCTACGCCTTCACGCGTGCCAACCACATCGAACTGTTCGATGCCGAGCAGCAGGCGCTGCACCGTGGGGCCGGCGCGCTCAACACCGTGGTGCTGCTGACCGCGAGCTACTTCGTGGTACGCGCGGTGCAGGCGGCCGAACAGCGGGCTTCAGCGCTGTCCGCACGCTGGCTGCTGGGCGCAATCGCCTGCGGCAGTGGCTTCGTCATCGTCAAGCTGACCGAATACTCGGCTGCGTTCGAACAGGGCATC
This genomic interval from Parazoarcus communis contains the following:
- a CDS encoding multidrug effflux MFS transporter, encoding MNRADRSPMGFTEFVGFIAACMALNALAIDVMLPALPMLHADFSLTDPNQAQAVIGVYLLGMGASQLVYGPLSDRYGRRPVLIGGLIVFAVAGMLSSLTDSFATLLAARLLQGVGAGAPRVIAVSLARDKYSGAQMGKVMSLAMMVFMAVPILAPSMGQLILLVAPWRWAFGALVIAGAAVLTWTLLRLQESLPEEHRRAISPRAIFGAYRITLTTRTSVGYMLALGLVVGGHMSFITSAQQIFVDVFDVGRSFTLLFAAVAVAMAVAAFTNSRLVHRFGMRRLSLTGLVTLIVLNVIHLGLALSGNETLLAFMLLQGGSVFVFGFLASNLNTLAMEPLGHVAGTASSMIGFFSTVTGALIGLMVGHLFNGSVSPLVGAYVVLGSLALATVYYTERPAPALAA
- a CDS encoding cytochrome c oxidase subunit 3 family protein, which produces MNTPGLASTLPDHGPVAEQRLAGDLAIWIFILAELLAFGVFFAAYAFTRANHIELFDAEQQALHRGAGALNTVVLLTASYFVVRAVQAAEQRASALSARWLLGAIACGSGFVIVKLTEYSAAFEQGISLSSSPFHMFYLSLTFFHFMHVILGMVILAALWQGARRGRYQPGDMNGLETGAAYWHMVDLVWLILFPLVYVIH